A genomic stretch from Pochonia chlamydosporia 170 chromosome 4, whole genome shotgun sequence includes:
- a CDS encoding Zn(II)2Cys6 transcription factor (similar to Beauveria bassiana ARSEF 2860 XP_008594178.1) codes for MVQPSKTADAGQSKIDSNKHTDDKAKPKRRRAWAPKARTGCMPCRIRHVKCDEAKPFCKRCLSTGRICDGFGYHQDFPSFTPLINWLPDHSTTAPGIQATQRERSMFSLLYTDTIPQVCGTFGHKFWKTDVLRATQVYPAIWHACLAVAAMHERMKMIESENAKAATQMLYDFSLRQYNASIRHLLDIGRENVLTGDDQETLLMASILFNGLCCLQGDVQQAIIHARNGLQLFYLWRYWEQTYQTDTRRRRMSLLSAESLVMLISFTESQFMNRVANVPTTLLRRQIIPYKCSDMPFASITNAYVEFQNLYTGLLSATKFSDSPSCITLPLPRAEHRVAYRREFEVWAAKFENFKQQSALVTEADTEGLLLLETLLTGVEVCLYVDINNAELDYDNYESAFSRIVDLAERVLSKRS; via the exons ATGGTTCAGCCTTCAAAAACAGCGGATGCCGGTCAGTCAAAAATTGACTCGAACAAACACACCGACGACAAAGCGAAGCCGAAGAGGCGGAGGGCTTGGGCGCCAAAGGCGCGAACAGGATGCATGCCATGCCG AATCCGCCATGTTAAATGCGATGAAGCCAAACCATTCTGCAAACGTTGCCTATCTACAGGCCGAATTTGTGATGGCTTCGGCTATCACCAGGACTTCCCGTCCTTTACCCCCCTGATAAACTGGCTGCCAGATCACTCAACGACAGCACCTGGCATACAAGCTACCCAAAGAGAGAGAAGCATGTTCAGTCTACTTTATACAGACACGATCCCTCAAGTGTGCGGCACCTTTGGCCACAAGTTTTGGAAAACAGACGTCCTCAGAGCCACACAAGTATATCCGGCCATCTGGCATGCCTGTCTAGCTGTAGCAGCTATGCACGAGCGAATGAAGATGATTGAAAGCGAAAACGCAAAAGCAGCAACGCAGATGCTTTACGACTTTTCTCTCAGGCAGTACAACGCATCAATACGGCATCTTCTTGACATAGGGCGCGAGAATGTCCTGACGGGCGATGATCAAGAAACGCTTCTGATGGCTAGTATCTTATTTAACGGCCTTTGTTGCCTCCAGGGAGATGTGCAGCAGGCTATCATACATGCACGCAATGGACTTCAGCTGTTTTACCTCTGGCGATACTGGGAACAGACGTATCAGACGGACACGCGGCGAAGACGAATGAGTTTGCTATCTGCCGAGTCTCTGGTTATGTTGATTTCGTTTACAGAGTCTCAGTTTATGAACCGAGTTGCTAATGTGCCAACAACATTGTTGCGCCGTCAAATCATACCATATAAATGCTCTGACATGCCGTTTGCATCTATCACAAACGCATATGTCGAGTTCCAGAATCTGTATACGGGTCTCTTATCAGCTACCAAGTTCTCAGATTCGCCGTCATGCATAACGCTCCCGCTGCCAAGGGCTGAGCATCGGGTTGCATATCGGCGTGAATTTGAGGTGTGGGCGGCAAAGTTCGAAAACTTCAAGCAACAATCTGCACTTGTCACGGAGGCAGATACGGAAGGccttctgcttctggagaCGTTGCTTACCGGTGTGGAAGTATGTCTGTACGTGGACATCAACAATGCGGAGCTAGACTATGACAATTACGAATCTGCGTTCTCTCGCATTGTCGACCTTGCCGAGCGAGTCCTTAGCAAGCGATC ATAG